One genomic region from Bartonella australis AUST/NH1 encodes:
- a CDS encoding response regulator transcription factor, translating to MKDTPTISQTIVLVDDDRNILTSLSFALETEGYRVESYTDGASALKGLTLHPPHLAIFDIKMPRMDGMELLRRLRQKSDIPVIFLTSKDDEIDELFGLKMGADDFITKPFSQRLLIERVKAILRRSNARNQSLAAGVSPASSLKRGDLVMDQERHTCTWKDKPVILTVTEFLILQTLAQRPGVVKSRDALMDAAYNDQVYVDDRTIDSHIKRLRKKFKQVDDDFAMIETLYGVGYRFHEV from the coding sequence ATGAAGGATACTCCAACAATCTCCCAAACGATTGTGCTTGTCGATGATGATCGCAATATTTTGACATCCTTATCTTTCGCGCTTGAAACGGAAGGATACCGAGTTGAAAGCTATACAGATGGAGCATCTGCACTTAAGGGTTTAACACTGCATCCTCCGCATTTAGCTATTTTTGACATCAAAATGCCGCGGATGGATGGCATGGAACTTTTGCGTCGGTTGCGTCAAAAATCTGATATTCCAGTCATCTTTCTTACATCTAAAGATGACGAAATTGACGAACTTTTTGGACTTAAAATGGGAGCAGATGATTTTATTACAAAACCATTCTCTCAGCGGCTTCTTATTGAACGAGTGAAAGCCATCCTGCGCCGTTCGAACGCTCGCAACCAATCACTCGCAGCGGGAGTATCCCCTGCCTCTTCTCTTAAACGTGGAGATCTTGTAATGGATCAAGAACGCCATACCTGTACGTGGAAAGACAAACCTGTTATTTTGACCGTTACAGAATTTTTGATCCTTCAAACTTTAGCACAACGGCCAGGAGTTGTTAAAAGTCGTGACGCTTTAATGGATGCTGCTTATAATGATCAAGTCTATGTCGACGATCGCACTATCGACAGCCATATTAAGCGTTTGCGCAAAAAATTTAAGCAAGTAGACGATGATTTTGCAATGATTGAGACGCTTTATGGTGTAGGTTATCGCTTTCATGAAGTATAA
- the hrcA gene encoding heat-inducible transcriptional repressor HrcA: MKRAPISHELKGLDERSCDIFRHIVEAYLNDGEPVGSRNLSRLLQQALSPATIRNVMSDLEHLGLIYAPHVSAGRMPTQSGLRFFVDAFMEVGDLPTKERENIETQVKEAGRAQSVEHFLIQASQILSGLSRGAGLVLATKQEGTLKHIEFVRLDGEHALAVLVTQTGEVENRIIHLPEGVTHAQLTEATNFLNAHIQGRTLSEAKTEIARLCAETRVALDQLSHHLVETGLALWGGEGADHKIRLIVRGRSNLLEDVKAEEDLERLRHLFDDLETRESMAQLLDLADEGSGVRIFIGSENKLFSLSGSSLVVAPYCDSQRRVIGALGVIGPTRLNYARIVPMVDYTAQLVSQLLR; this comes from the coding sequence ATGAAGCGCGCACCTATTAGTCATGAACTTAAAGGCCTTGATGAGCGTTCATGTGATATTTTTCGTCATATCGTTGAAGCTTATCTTAATGACGGTGAGCCGGTAGGTTCACGCAATCTTTCGCGGCTTTTGCAGCAGGCATTATCACCCGCGACGATTCGCAATGTAATGAGTGATCTCGAGCACCTCGGTTTGATTTATGCTCCTCATGTGTCTGCGGGGCGAATGCCGACGCAATCGGGTTTGCGATTTTTTGTTGACGCATTTATGGAAGTAGGTGATTTGCCTACCAAGGAGCGCGAAAATATTGAGACTCAGGTCAAAGAGGCTGGTCGCGCGCAGTCAGTTGAGCACTTTTTGATCCAAGCAAGTCAGATTCTTTCTGGCCTCTCGCGCGGAGCAGGATTGGTCTTGGCGACGAAACAGGAAGGTACATTGAAGCATATCGAATTTGTGCGCCTTGATGGGGAGCACGCCCTCGCGGTTTTGGTGACGCAGACAGGTGAAGTTGAAAATCGTATTATTCATTTACCGGAGGGTGTTACTCACGCTCAGTTGACGGAGGCAACTAATTTTCTTAATGCCCATATTCAGGGTCGTACGCTCAGTGAAGCTAAAACGGAAATTGCGCGTTTATGCGCAGAAACGCGGGTTGCACTTGATCAATTATCTCATCATCTTGTCGAAACTGGGTTGGCTCTTTGGGGAGGAGAAGGTGCTGATCATAAAATACGCCTCATTGTTCGCGGGCGGAGCAATTTACTTGAAGATGTAAAAGCGGAAGAAGATTTAGAGCGGTTACGACACTTATTTGATGATCTTGAAACGCGTGAAAGCATGGCGCAGCTACTCGATTTGGCGGATGAAGGTTCAGGAGTACGTATTTTTATTGGTTCAGAAAATAAATTATTTTCACTTTCTGGTTCTTCTTTAGTGGTAGCGCCTTATTGTGATTCACAGAGGAGGGTGATTGGCGCTTTGGGTGTTATTGGGCCGACACGGCTTAATTATGCAAGGATTGTTCCTATGGTTGATTATACAGCTCAGCTTGTATCTCAGTTACTGCGTTAG
- the grpE gene encoding nucleotide exchange factor GrpE, whose protein sequence is MSDEKNKFADASFENCDLKNKADRDTLKKAADEFLKMRKAEACVDIEEEEGETTDPLAALQDENKDLKDQILRLAADMENLRRRTARDVADARTYSIANFARDMLSVSDNLNRALEAIPEGAREKDAGLKMLAEGVEMTERAMMTALERHGVTKIHPEGQKFDPHFHQAMFEIPNSDVPDNTVQQVVQAGYVIGERVLRPAIVGVAKGGTKETPGESNSTRVHQ, encoded by the coding sequence ATGTCTGACGAAAAAAATAAATTTGCTGATGCTTCATTTGAAAATTGCGATTTAAAAAATAAAGCTGATCGCGATACGTTAAAAAAAGCTGCCGATGAGTTTTTAAAAATGCGCAAAGCTGAGGCTTGCGTAGACATTGAAGAAGAGGAAGGTGAGACCACTGATCCCTTGGCCGCTTTGCAGGATGAAAATAAAGACCTAAAAGACCAAATTTTACGCCTCGCCGCGGATATGGAAAATCTTCGTCGCCGCACTGCGCGCGATGTAGCTGACGCAAGAACTTACTCTATCGCCAATTTTGCTCGTGATATGTTGTCCGTTTCCGATAATCTTAATCGTGCGTTGGAAGCTATTCCGGAAGGCGCGCGCGAAAAAGATGCTGGTTTGAAAATGTTGGCAGAGGGCGTTGAGATGACCGAGCGCGCAATGATGACAGCTTTGGAACGTCATGGGGTAACGAAAATCCACCCAGAGGGGCAAAAATTTGATCCCCATTTTCATCAAGCGATGTTCGAAATTCCTAATTCTGATGTCCCGGATAACACTGTTCAGCAAGTGGTTCAGGCAGGTTATGTTATCGGTGAACGTGTTTTACGTCCTGCGATAGTTGGTGTGGCTAAGGGAGGGACAAAAGAAACTCCTGGCGAATCCAACTCGACTCGGGTGCACCAGTAA
- the thpR gene encoding RNA 2',3'-cyclic phosphodiesterase: MLRLFSAIQIPQRTTEELISLQNGLPKAQWINPKNFHVTLSFFGEVEDSIADELIHAFNTIKCPPFALHPVNFKILGSATAPHSLVVRIEPCEILSSLHEKIQRIRSYLGLTPDETLFTPHITLARLLDVKPEDLSLYLSSRSSLSLAPFEVDRFVLLLSENPSSDALYVVKGSWPLQA, encoded by the coding sequence ATGTTACGTTTATTTAGTGCTATTCAAATTCCCCAACGAACAACAGAAGAGCTCATATCGCTGCAAAACGGCTTACCAAAAGCACAGTGGATTAATCCGAAAAATTTTCACGTCACTTTATCTTTTTTTGGTGAAGTCGAAGACTCTATAGCCGATGAACTTATTCATGCTTTCAATACAATAAAATGTCCGCCTTTTGCGCTACATCCCGTCAATTTTAAAATTTTGGGTTCAGCAACTGCTCCTCATTCTCTTGTCGTTCGAATTGAACCTTGCGAAATTCTTAGCTCTTTACATGAAAAAATACAACGCATCCGGAGTTACTTAGGGCTAACTCCTGATGAAACATTATTCACTCCGCACATCACTCTTGCGCGGTTGCTCGACGTTAAACCCGAAGATCTTTCCCTTTATTTATCTTCCCGAAGCAGTCTTTCTTTGGCTCCCTTTGAAGTTGACCGCTTTGTTTTACTGTTATCAGAAAACCCTTCAAGCGACGCTCTTTATGTAGTAAAAGGAAGCTGGCCGCTTCAGGCTTAA
- a CDS encoding sensor histidine kinase, with translation MVNNIRLDTPQDKTSVNTPQKRFPALSRLHLRAQRLFRQLFFSSLTRRIVILNLAALGVLVSSILYLNQFRDGLIEAKIESLRTQGKIIAGAIAASATVDTNSILIDPQKLLELQVGESVTPTPQSTDTWDFPINPEQVAPLLRRLITPKTTRARIYDRDATLLLDSRVLYSSGEVFSYDLPPIETNKNLWEHLYSWFSNALYGNGLVLDREQTKSAGAAYPEVYRALNGSPATAKRRNRQGQLIVSVAVPVQRYRAVVGALLLSTIGSDIDNIVKGERLVIFKVFTVVGSVLLVLSLFLAYTIANPLSKLSASANRVRHGSNKRIEIPDFSEREDEIGHLSTSIRDMTNALYMRIEAIERFAADVSHELKNPLTSLRSAVETLPLAKNEAAQIQLFEIIQHDVRRLDRLITDISDASRLDAELARETAQIVDMSPLLKSLIHAVREIYHNKQIIDVSLDIIPRPHGKPYLVFGHELRLGQVISNLIDNARSFIPRNNGKICVTMKNNASNLILTVEDNGPGIRSENIDHIFERFYTDRPNEDAFGQNSGLGLSISRQIIEAHNGTLTAENIFDPALKNRKIGARFIIVLPLAK, from the coding sequence ATGGTAAACAATATTCGATTGGACACTCCGCAGGACAAAACGTCGGTTAATACTCCGCAAAAACGGTTTCCTGCGCTTTCACGTTTGCATCTCCGCGCACAGCGTTTATTCAGGCAATTGTTTTTTTCCAGCCTTACACGCCGTATTGTTATTTTAAATCTCGCCGCTCTTGGCGTTCTAGTCTCAAGCATTTTGTACCTTAATCAATTTCGTGATGGTTTAATTGAAGCAAAGATCGAAAGTTTGCGCACCCAGGGAAAAATTATCGCCGGAGCCATCGCTGCCTCTGCGACAGTAGATACTAATTCTATTTTAATCGATCCCCAAAAATTGTTAGAATTACAAGTTGGAGAAAGTGTTACACCTACGCCTCAGTCAACTGACACTTGGGATTTTCCTATTAATCCTGAACAAGTTGCTCCGCTTTTACGTCGACTCATCACGCCTAAAACAACAAGAGCACGTATTTACGATCGTGATGCCACCTTACTTCTTGATTCGCGCGTCCTTTATTCCAGCGGGGAAGTTTTCAGCTATGATTTACCGCCTATAGAAACTAATAAAAACCTGTGGGAGCACTTATATTCTTGGTTCTCAAACGCACTATACGGCAACGGTCTCGTGCTTGATAGAGAGCAAACAAAAAGTGCCGGAGCTGCTTACCCAGAAGTCTACCGAGCATTAAACGGCTCGCCTGCTACCGCCAAACGACGCAACAGACAAGGCCAACTCATCGTTTCGGTCGCTGTGCCTGTCCAACGTTACCGTGCAGTAGTGGGCGCCCTCCTTCTTTCGACTATCGGCTCAGACATTGATAATATCGTAAAAGGCGAAAGGCTGGTCATCTTTAAAGTCTTCACAGTTGTCGGCAGTGTACTCTTAGTGCTCTCTCTGTTTTTGGCTTATACGATCGCTAATCCATTAAGTAAATTATCTGCCTCTGCTAACCGTGTACGCCATGGCAGCAATAAACGAATAGAAATCCCTGATTTTTCAGAACGCGAAGACGAGATCGGTCATCTTTCAACCTCTATCCGCGATATGACTAACGCCCTTTATATGCGCATTGAAGCTATTGAGCGCTTTGCAGCTGACGTGAGTCATGAACTAAAAAACCCACTTACCTCATTGCGTAGCGCTGTTGAAACGCTTCCTCTGGCTAAAAATGAAGCAGCACAAATACAATTATTCGAAATTATCCAGCACGATGTACGCCGCCTCGACCGTTTGATTACTGATATTTCCGATGCGTCGCGGCTCGACGCAGAACTTGCCCGTGAAACTGCGCAAATCGTCGATATGAGTCCGCTTTTAAAAAGCCTCATTCACGCCGTCCGTGAGATATACCATAACAAGCAAATCATCGACGTTAGCCTCGATATCATCCCGCGCCCTCACGGTAAACCTTATCTTGTTTTCGGACACGAATTACGTTTAGGCCAAGTTATCTCCAATCTTATTGACAATGCGCGTTCTTTTATCCCCCGTAACAATGGTAAAATTTGCGTCACTATGAAAAATAACGCTTCAAATCTTATTTTAACCGTTGAAGATAATGGCCCTGGTATCCGTTCAGAAAATATTGATCATATCTTTGAACGTTTCTATACTGATCGGCCAAATGAAGATGCATTCGGACAAAATTCAGGGTTAGGCCTTTCCATTAGTCGGCAAATCATAGAGGCTCATAATGGGACGCTGACAGCCGAAAATATTTTCGACCCTGCGCTTAAAAACAGGAAAATCGGCGCGCGATTTATCATCGTTCTTCCCCTTGCTAAATAA
- the lysM gene encoding peptidoglycan-binding protein LysM: MGLFNFVKTVGKKLGIGDGEPKEKDLKAALDNFQLGTEKVNIQIENGKVVLKGEVKDRETLEKAILIIGNSRGVSSVDVDQLKIASTTLAKDSRFYEVKSGDNLWKIAEEVYGKGQGDKNMSIFEANKPMLKSPDEIYPGQILRIPEID; encoded by the coding sequence ATGGGACTTTTTAATTTTGTTAAAACGGTCGGTAAAAAACTCGGTATCGGCGACGGTGAACCCAAAGAAAAGGATCTTAAAGCTGCACTCGATAATTTTCAACTTGGCACAGAAAAAGTTAACATTCAGATTGAAAACGGCAAAGTCGTTTTGAAGGGAGAAGTTAAAGATAGGGAAACACTCGAAAAAGCGATTTTGATTATAGGTAATTCGCGCGGTGTTTCTTCTGTTGACGTTGATCAATTAAAGATTGCAAGCACTACTCTCGCAAAAGATTCCCGTTTTTATGAAGTAAAATCCGGCGATAATCTTTGGAAAATCGCCGAAGAAGTTTATGGAAAAGGGCAAGGCGATAAAAATATGTCCATTTTTGAAGCCAATAAGCCTATGTTGAAATCACCTGATGAAATTTACCCAGGACAAATTTTGCGCATCCCTGAAATTGATTAA